A DNA window from Acyrthosiphon pisum isolate AL4f unplaced genomic scaffold, pea_aphid_22Mar2018_4r6ur Scaffold_18757;HRSCAF=19439, whole genome shotgun sequence contains the following coding sequences:
- the ACYPI38370 gene encoding uncharacterized protein LOC100574707 precursor codes for MSVCKLVLCVFLAATLALATATPTGFIGFSSGYGGGYGSGSYGGYGGHRGGYDSYGSGYGVGVGIGFTGGYSGYGQQGYGGHGYNDGYGYSNGYGQQGGYYGGNQGYGHGYGNSYGNNYGHGYGHGHY; via the exons ATGAGCGTCTGCAAACTCGTCTTG TGTGTATTTTTGGCAGCTACTCTGGCCCTTGCAACAGCTACACCTACCGGATTTATCGGGTTTAGCAGTGGTTACGGTGGTGGTTATGGCAGTGGATCTTACGGTGGCTATGGAGGTCACAGAGGAGGTTATGACAGTTATGGAAGTGGCTATGGAGTAGGTGTTGGAATCGGTTTCACTGGAG GCTACAGTGGCTACGGTCAACAAGGATACGGTGGTCACGGCTACAATGATGGATACGGTTACAGTAACGGATACGGCCAGCAGGGTGGATACTATGGTGGCAACCAGGGTTATGGACATGGTTACGGAAACAGCTACGGAAACAACTACGGACACGGCTACGGACACGGACACTATTAa